The Streptomyces sp. R28 region GCCGGCCGCGCGGCCCCTGGGCCACCAGCTCAGCGTCCATCACCAGCACCACCGCGGGCAGGTCCCCGGCCGGGTCGGCGTGCGCGAGCGACCCGCCGAGGGTGCCCCGGTGCCGTACGGCCGGGTCCGCCACCGTCGAGGTCGCGGCCGCCAGCAGGCCCGCGTGCCGTCGGACCAGCGGATCCGCGATGACGTCGTGGTGTGTGGTCATCGCGCCGATGACCAGCGTGTCGCCGTCCTCCCGGACCCCGCGCAGCTCGGGGATCCGGTTGACGTCCACGACGAGCTCCGGGAAGGCCAGCCGCAGCCTCATGAGCGGCAGCAGGCTCTGCCCGCCGGCCAGCACCTTGGCGTCCTCGCCCGCGTCGGCGAGCGTGCGCACCGCCTCGTCGACGCTGCTGGGACGGGCGTACTCGAATGCGGGGGGAATCATGCCGCCACCTCCTTACCGGACTTCCCGGACCGAACGGCCTGCCAGACCCGTTCGGGTGTGCAGGGCATGCGGATGTCCTGGACACCGAAGGGGCGCAGGGCGTCCACGACCGCGTTGACCACGGCCGGCGTCGAGGCGATCGTGCCCGCCTCACCGACCCCCTTGACGCCCAGCGGGTTGGAGGTCGCCGGTGTCTCGGTGCGGTCGGTGACGAACTCGGGCAGGTCCGGGGCGCCCGGCACCAGATAGTCGGCCAGCGTGCCGGTGACCAGGTTGCCCTCCTCGTCGTAGACGGCCTCCTCGTACAGCGCCTGGGCGATGCCCTGGGCGATGCCGCCGTGCAGCTGGCCCTCGACGATCAGCGGGTTGATCACCTTGCCGACGTCGTCGACGCACACGTACGACCGGATGTGCACGGCGCCCGTCTCGGTGTCGACCTCGACAGCGCACAGGTGGGTGCCGTGCGGGAACGAGAACGTGTCGGGGTCGAGGACGTGCTCGGCGTTGATCGACGGTTCCATGCCGTCGGGCAGGTCGTGCGAGGAGAAGGTCGCGAAGGCCACCTCCTGGATGGTCTTGCGGGCCTCGGGAGAGCCCTTGACGGTGAAGGCGCCGTCCGCGAAGTCGAGGTCGGCCTCGTTGGCCTCCAGCAGGTGGGCTGCGACCTTGCGGGCCTTGTCCACCACCTTGCGTGCCGCCTCGTGGACGGCGACGCCCCCGACGACGAGCGAGCGCGAACCGTAGGTGTCCATGCCGTGCGTCGCCAGCATGGTGTCTCCGTGCATGACCTCGACGTCCTCGAACGGCACCCCCAGGGCGTCGGCGGCGATCTGGCTCCAGGACGTCACATGGCCCTGTCCGTGCGGGCTGGTGCCGGTGATGACCTCGACCTTGCCGGTGGGCAGCACCCGGATGCTCGCCGCCTCCCAGCCACCCGCGGCGTAGCGCATCTCGCCCAGCCAGCGGCTCGGCGCCAGGCCGCACATCTCCGTGTACGTGGAGACGCCGATGCCAAGGCGCACGGTGTCCGCGTGGTCGACGCGGTCCGCCTGCTCGGCGCGCAGCTTGTCGTAGTCGAACAGGGCGAGGGCCTTGTCGGTGG contains the following coding sequences:
- a CDS encoding xanthine dehydrogenase family protein subunit M gives rise to the protein MIPPAFEYARPSSVDEAVRTLADAGEDAKVLAGGQSLLPLMRLRLAFPELVVDVNRIPELRGVREDGDTLVIGAMTTHHDVIADPLVRRHAGLLAAATSTVADPAVRHRGTLGGSLAHADPAGDLPAVVLVMDAELVAQGPRGRRTIPAREFFVDYLQSALAPDELLVEVRIPKADGWGFRYEKFHRVAQAWPIVGVAALVRRDDGHIAEARVGLTNMGTTPLRAPAAEEALSGAGDPDAVAQAAQEAAQGTRPSQDTSASPEYRAHLARVLTKRAVLAAAGMG